A region from the Cryptosporangium arvum DSM 44712 genome encodes:
- a CDS encoding thiamine pyrophosphate-binding protein — protein MTTTAAAALTAQLESYGVEYVFGTCGHTNIALLDALGRSSIEFVIARHEQAAAHAADGYARASGKPGVVLLHVGPGMMNAVTGVATAALDSVPLIAIAGDIPSYYHGRHPHQEVNLHNDADQTAIYRPFVKRAWHVQRVEDLPRFTERAFTTAVSGRPGAVLLDVPMDLFSRPQTAESYPMPGELTRPDLPEGTAERIADALVAAERPLIYVGGGLSAGPGREALTALVEHLDIPVAHSLMAKGSLPDDHPLVMGMPGFWGLEETNRYAREADVVLAIATRFAETDASSWNDRYTWSFPPTRLIQIDIDPAELGRNFPVEIGAVADAALAMRRIAAAALRRPEASRPALRESITAARGALFAGSAERGRSDDFPLRPERILLDLRETLPADTVLVTDVGWNKNGVAQAYPLPVEGRFITPGGASTMGFGPAAALGVQIAWPDRPVVALIGDGGMSAQLPALPMAVERGLPVLFVVMNNQAHGTIADLQAANFGAGYGCEFTDADGNPYSPDFAALGQACGADGYRIEEPGDLRKALHAALANRRPAVLDVPMVNEPVPTPGHWNIKDIYAGIFE, from the coding sequence ATGACGACGACAGCAGCAGCCGCGCTCACCGCGCAGCTCGAGTCCTACGGCGTCGAGTACGTCTTCGGGACGTGCGGCCACACGAACATCGCGCTGCTGGACGCGCTCGGGCGCAGCAGCATCGAGTTCGTCATCGCCCGGCACGAGCAGGCCGCCGCGCACGCCGCCGACGGATACGCCCGCGCGAGCGGGAAGCCCGGTGTCGTCCTGCTGCACGTCGGTCCCGGGATGATGAACGCCGTCACCGGCGTGGCCACCGCCGCGCTGGACTCCGTCCCGTTGATCGCGATCGCCGGTGACATCCCGTCCTACTACCACGGACGGCATCCGCACCAGGAGGTCAACCTCCACAACGACGCTGATCAGACCGCGATCTACCGCCCGTTCGTGAAGCGGGCCTGGCACGTCCAGCGGGTCGAGGACCTGCCGCGGTTCACCGAGCGGGCGTTCACCACCGCGGTCAGCGGCCGCCCCGGCGCGGTGCTGCTCGACGTCCCCATGGATCTGTTCAGCCGCCCGCAGACCGCCGAGAGCTACCCGATGCCGGGTGAGCTCACCCGGCCCGACCTCCCGGAAGGCACCGCCGAACGCATCGCCGACGCTCTCGTGGCCGCGGAGCGTCCGCTGATCTACGTCGGCGGCGGGCTGTCCGCGGGCCCGGGCCGCGAGGCGCTGACGGCTCTCGTCGAGCACTTGGACATCCCGGTCGCGCACTCGTTGATGGCGAAGGGCAGCCTGCCCGACGACCACCCGCTGGTCATGGGCATGCCCGGGTTCTGGGGCCTGGAGGAGACGAACCGCTACGCCCGCGAGGCCGACGTCGTGCTGGCGATCGCGACGCGCTTCGCCGAGACCGACGCCAGCTCCTGGAACGACCGTTACACCTGGAGCTTCCCGCCCACCCGGCTGATCCAGATCGACATCGACCCCGCGGAGCTCGGCCGCAACTTCCCGGTGGAGATCGGCGCGGTCGCGGACGCGGCGCTCGCGATGCGCCGGATCGCCGCCGCGGCCCTCCGCCGCCCGGAAGCGTCCCGGCCCGCGCTGCGCGAGAGCATCACCGCTGCGCGCGGTGCCCTGTTCGCGGGCAGCGCGGAGCGGGGGCGCAGCGACGACTTCCCGCTGCGCCCCGAGCGCATCCTGCTCGACCTCCGGGAGACGCTGCCCGCCGACACCGTGCTCGTCACGGACGTCGGCTGGAACAAGAACGGGGTGGCCCAGGCCTACCCGCTGCCGGTGGAAGGCCGGTTCATCACCCCGGGCGGGGCGTCGACGATGGGCTTCGGCCCGGCCGCGGCGCTCGGCGTCCAGATCGCCTGGCCGGACCGGCCGGTCGTCGCGCTGATCGGCGACGGCGGGATGAGCGCCCAGCTCCCCGCGCTGCCGATGGCGGTCGAACGTGGGCTGCCGGTGCTGTTCGTGGTGATGAACAACCAGGCGCACGGCACGATCGCCGACCTGCAGGCCGCGAACTTCGGCGCCGGCTACGGCTGCGAGTTCACCGACGCCGACGGGAACCCCTACAGCCCTGACTTCGCCGCGCTGGGCCAGGCCTGCGGTGCCGACGGCTACCGGATCGAAGAGCCCGGCGACCTGCGGAAAGCACTGCACGCGGCCTTGGCCAACCGGCGCCCCGCCGTGCTCGACGTGCCGATGGTCAACGAGCCGGTGCCCACTCCGGGCCACTGGAACATCAAAGACATTTACGCCGGAATCTTCGAGTAA
- a CDS encoding ABC transporter substrate-binding protein, which translates to MVAAAAVLALTLGACSAPGENSEDEGGGDGPIKLAVVNAQSGQLSSLGKWEHKGVKLAVDEWNAKGGIDGRTIELGLFDDQGDPTIGTNLARKIDSEGYIAMLGTAESAVTIAMAPILRQAEIPNITSGQSPGLTAVKSPFLFLNGPTSTTYDESLAKHIVDQKKITKIAMITNNGGYGKGEHDAFTKALAGRGIKPVDDQVVTTEQKDFSAALTSVRQKNPQLIFLGAEEVESGLIVKQARSLGIRVPFAGAAPQGTPVFLDTAGAANAEGTIVSSPYLSNDISEASKTFAADYQKAFGEEAELHGAKAYDGAQIMLTALKNTKGAGGKELADAIRAVKHQGLLGNFAFDDTGVGIFETSIGTITGGKLVAAS; encoded by the coding sequence ATGGTTGCCGCGGCGGCGGTCCTCGCCCTCACGCTCGGCGCCTGCAGCGCGCCGGGTGAAAACTCCGAGGACGAGGGTGGCGGCGACGGTCCGATCAAGCTCGCCGTCGTCAACGCCCAGAGCGGCCAGCTCTCGTCCCTGGGCAAGTGGGAGCACAAAGGCGTCAAGCTCGCCGTCGACGAGTGGAACGCGAAGGGCGGCATCGACGGCCGCACGATCGAGCTCGGCCTCTTCGACGACCAGGGCGACCCGACGATCGGCACCAACCTCGCGCGCAAGATCGACAGCGAGGGCTACATCGCGATGCTCGGCACGGCGGAGAGCGCGGTGACGATCGCGATGGCGCCGATCCTGCGGCAGGCGGAGATCCCGAACATCACGTCCGGCCAGTCGCCGGGCCTCACCGCGGTGAAGAGCCCCTTCCTGTTCCTCAACGGGCCGACCAGTACGACCTACGACGAGAGCCTCGCGAAGCACATCGTCGATCAGAAGAAGATCACGAAGATCGCGATGATCACGAACAACGGCGGTTACGGCAAGGGCGAGCACGACGCGTTCACCAAGGCGCTGGCCGGCCGCGGCATCAAGCCTGTCGACGACCAGGTCGTCACCACCGAGCAGAAGGACTTCAGCGCCGCGCTGACCAGCGTGCGGCAGAAGAACCCCCAGTTGATCTTCCTCGGGGCCGAGGAGGTGGAGTCCGGCCTGATCGTCAAGCAGGCCCGATCCCTGGGCATCAGGGTTCCGTTCGCGGGCGCCGCGCCGCAGGGCACGCCCGTGTTCCTCGACACCGCGGGCGCGGCGAACGCCGAGGGCACGATCGTCTCCTCGCCGTACCTGAGCAACGACATCAGCGAGGCCTCGAAGACGTTCGCGGCCGACTACCAGAAGGCCTTCGGCGAGGAGGCCGAGCTGCACGGCGCCAAGGCCTACGACGGAGCGCAGATCATGCTGACCGCGCTGAAGAACACCAAGGGCGCGGGCGGCAAGGAGCTCGCGGACGCGATCCGCGCGGTCAAGCACCAGGGGCTGCTCGGCAACTTCGCGTTCGACGACACCGGCGTCGGCATCTTCGAGACCTCGATCGGCACCATCACCGGCGGGAAGCTCGTCGCCGCCAGTTGA
- a CDS encoding branched-chain amino acid ABC transporter permease: MQVFVQTLVGGISLGAIYALVALGFSLVYRTMGLVNFAHGNVVMIGAYLASTFYLSVKLPFALAMVVAIAVTGLIGVIIERVLRPLENKDFDLMLIGTIGFGIVLDACAILIWGATGRAVPSPVRSAPLDLFGIRVRTYDLVVLAVVAVATVLLVLFLQRTKRGAAMQAVAMDHEAATAVGIHVGRSNAIAFVIGAGLAALAGGLVGPLLYVSPSMGGALGIKGFAGAILGGFGSIPGAIVGGIAIGVLDSFAAGHFQGYSELVTFVVFAVLITVRPTGIFGEKTVNRA, from the coding sequence ATGCAAGTCTTCGTCCAGACGCTCGTCGGGGGCATCAGCCTCGGAGCGATCTACGCGCTGGTCGCCCTGGGTTTCTCCCTGGTCTACCGCACGATGGGCCTGGTCAACTTCGCCCACGGCAACGTCGTGATGATCGGCGCCTACCTGGCCTCCACGTTCTACCTCTCGGTGAAGCTGCCCTTCGCGCTGGCGATGGTCGTCGCGATCGCCGTCACCGGGCTGATCGGCGTCATCATCGAGCGGGTTCTCCGACCGCTGGAGAACAAGGACTTCGACCTGATGCTGATCGGCACGATCGGCTTCGGCATCGTGCTCGACGCGTGCGCGATCCTCATCTGGGGCGCCACCGGGCGCGCCGTCCCGTCGCCGGTGCGGTCCGCGCCGCTCGACCTGTTCGGCATCCGCGTCCGCACCTACGACCTGGTCGTCCTGGCCGTCGTGGCGGTGGCCACCGTGCTGCTCGTGCTGTTCCTCCAGCGCACCAAGCGCGGCGCGGCGATGCAGGCGGTCGCGATGGACCACGAGGCCGCGACCGCGGTCGGCATCCACGTCGGCCGCAGCAACGCGATCGCGTTCGTCATCGGTGCCGGTCTCGCGGCCCTCGCCGGTGGCCTGGTCGGCCCACTGCTCTACGTCAGCCCGTCGATGGGCGGAGCGCTGGGAATCAAGGGGTTCGCCGGCGCGATCCTGGGCGGCTTCGGCAGCATCCCCGGCGCGATCGTCGGCGGCATCGCGATCGGCGTCCTGGACTCGTTCGCGGCCGGCCACTTCCAGGGCTACTCGGAACTTGTGACGTTCGTCGTCTTCGCGGTGCTCATCACGGTCCGGCCGACCGGAATCTTCGGGGAGAAGACGGTGAACCGCGCATGA
- a CDS encoding ABC transporter permease subunit, with amino-acid sequence MRSLSKGGILAVLAVVAVVLPYTVGRYTIHVIDVTIIFAILAIGMGLAMGISGQINLAQIAFFGLGSYVTAILTVREGWGFWTASVLAVLATVAVGLLVGTPALRVQSHYLGIVTLGLALAFTNWLTNTELTGGAEGISGIPVPSLPGVDLSSEYLYYYLEILAFAVLLTFGQFVVRTPLGRRLRAMRDDPLAAGAMGAEVPMLRMTAFALSSVYGGLAGVLYAGLIRYVAPETFSIANMFLLLAMVIIGGRQSLVGCVVGAVGLSLVREWLVDYPTYAQIAYGSVVVLTVLFAPTGLAGLPERVRGAYRRRRPAAADRAVLRPFQPYGDAGERAGSALEIAGLSKNFRGLKALDDVSLSVPAGQIRGIVGPNGSGKTTLFNVVSGFYKPSRGSVRVGGRTLTNASSHRLAQAGVARTFQNLRLFPAMTVRENVLVALDQTRTRSIWRYAVWQLGVWRHDRALRSSANAVLERYGLVDFADSLPGALPYGIQRRVEIARAMARSPRLLLLDEPAAGLNGDEVRQLGEIVRSIRDSGVTVVLIEHNMGLVMSLCEHVTVLAGGRVIADGTPDEVATAPQVIEAYLGDSMDDVLPAEASSGPAPEAATDPAPEAATDPAPEAATDPAVKEIQR; translated from the coding sequence ATGAGGTCGTTGTCGAAAGGCGGCATCCTCGCCGTGCTCGCGGTCGTCGCGGTGGTCCTGCCGTACACCGTCGGCCGCTACACGATCCACGTCATCGACGTGACGATCATCTTCGCGATCCTCGCCATCGGCATGGGACTGGCGATGGGCATCTCCGGCCAGATCAACCTGGCCCAGATCGCCTTCTTCGGCCTCGGTAGCTACGTGACCGCGATCCTCACCGTGCGCGAAGGCTGGGGATTCTGGACCGCCTCGGTGCTGGCCGTACTCGCCACCGTCGCCGTCGGGCTGCTGGTCGGCACACCCGCACTGCGCGTGCAGTCGCACTACCTCGGCATCGTCACGCTCGGTCTCGCGCTCGCGTTCACGAACTGGCTGACGAACACCGAACTGACCGGCGGGGCCGAGGGCATCTCCGGGATCCCGGTGCCGTCGCTGCCCGGGGTGGACCTCTCGAGCGAGTACCTCTACTACTACCTGGAGATCCTCGCGTTCGCGGTGCTGCTCACGTTCGGGCAGTTCGTCGTCCGCACTCCGCTGGGTCGCCGGTTGCGCGCGATGCGCGACGATCCGCTCGCCGCCGGGGCGATGGGCGCCGAGGTGCCGATGCTGCGGATGACCGCCTTCGCGCTCTCCAGCGTCTACGGAGGGTTGGCCGGCGTGCTCTACGCCGGGCTGATCCGGTACGTCGCCCCGGAGACGTTCAGCATCGCGAACATGTTCCTGCTGCTGGCGATGGTGATCATCGGTGGTCGTCAGTCGCTGGTCGGCTGCGTGGTCGGCGCGGTGGGGCTCTCGCTGGTGCGCGAGTGGCTGGTCGACTACCCGACCTACGCCCAGATCGCCTACGGCTCGGTCGTCGTCCTCACCGTGCTGTTCGCGCCGACCGGTCTGGCCGGGCTGCCCGAGCGCGTCCGCGGCGCCTACCGGCGCCGGCGTCCGGCGGCGGCTGATCGCGCGGTGCTGCGCCCCTTCCAGCCCTATGGCGACGCCGGGGAGCGCGCCGGGTCCGCCCTCGAGATCGCCGGGCTCAGCAAGAACTTCCGCGGGCTGAAGGCGCTCGACGACGTGTCGCTGTCGGTGCCCGCGGGCCAGATCCGCGGCATCGTCGGGCCGAACGGCTCGGGTAAGACGACGCTGTTCAACGTCGTCAGCGGCTTCTACAAGCCGAGCCGGGGTTCCGTGCGGGTCGGCGGGCGCACGCTGACCAACGCGAGCTCCCACCGCTTGGCGCAGGCGGGCGTCGCGCGGACGTTCCAGAACCTCCGCCTCTTCCCCGCGATGACCGTGCGCGAGAACGTGCTGGTTGCCCTCGACCAGACCCGCACCCGGAGCATCTGGCGGTACGCGGTCTGGCAGCTCGGGGTCTGGCGGCACGACCGCGCGTTGCGGTCGTCGGCGAACGCGGTCCTCGAACGGTACGGGCTCGTCGACTTCGCCGATTCGCTGCCCGGCGCCCTGCCGTACGGCATCCAGCGGAGAGTCGAGATCGCCCGCGCGATGGCCCGCTCGCCGCGGTTGCTGCTGCTCGACGAGCCGGCGGCCGGGCTCAACGGCGACGAGGTGCGCCAACTCGGCGAGATCGTGCGTTCGATCCGCGACAGCGGCGTCACGGTCGTGCTGATCGAGCACAACATGGGGCTGGTCATGTCGCTCTGCGAGCACGTCACCGTGCTGGCCGGCGGCCGCGTCATCGCCGACGGCACCCCGGACGAGGTCGCGACCGCGCCGCAGGTGATCGAGGCCTACCTCGGCGACTCGATGGACGACGTGCTTCCCGCCGAGGCTTCGTCCGGCCCGGCGCCCGAAGCCGCCACCGACCCGGCGCCCGAAGCCGCCACCGACCCGGCGCCCGAAGCCGCCACCGACCCGGCCGTGAAGGAGATCCAGCGGTGA
- a CDS encoding ABC transporter ATP-binding protein, with the protein MTQTVTATDDLVVEGLSVHYGGVSAVRSVDLTVPAGTAVGIIGANGAGKTSTLRAIMGLVPRTATAMRWGSVDLTKVPARDMVRRGVGYVPEGRHVFSGLSVEKNLLLGAYSRPWRAETKQVLDEVYDLFPVLGEARGRLAGALSGGQQQMLAVGRALMCRPRLLLLDEPSMGLSPKLVGEILGVLQRLSAEGLSLLLVEQNAKLTFEATSTCLVVENGEVAMVGTSEELRHDPNVRRIYLGL; encoded by the coding sequence GTGACCCAGACCGTCACGGCCACCGACGACCTCGTCGTCGAAGGCCTGAGCGTCCACTACGGCGGCGTCTCCGCCGTCCGGTCGGTCGATCTGACCGTGCCGGCCGGCACGGCCGTCGGCATCATCGGCGCCAACGGAGCGGGCAAGACCTCCACCCTCCGCGCGATCATGGGCCTGGTTCCGCGTACCGCGACCGCGATGCGCTGGGGTTCGGTCGACCTGACGAAGGTGCCGGCGCGCGACATGGTCCGTCGTGGCGTCGGGTACGTGCCGGAGGGGCGGCACGTGTTCTCCGGCTTGTCGGTGGAGAAGAACCTGCTTCTCGGCGCCTACTCCCGGCCGTGGAGAGCGGAGACCAAACAGGTGCTGGACGAGGTCTACGACCTGTTCCCGGTGCTCGGCGAGGCGCGTGGACGGCTGGCGGGCGCGCTCTCCGGCGGACAGCAGCAGATGCTCGCGGTGGGCCGGGCCCTGATGTGCCGGCCGCGCCTGCTGTTGCTCGACGAACCCTCGATGGGGCTGTCCCCGAAGCTGGTGGGGGAGATCCTCGGCGTTCTGCAGCGACTCTCCGCGGAAGGCCTGAGCCTGCTGCTGGTCGAGCAGAACGCGAAGCTGACGTTCGAGGCGACGAGCACCTGCCTGGTCGTGGAGAACGGTGAAGTGGCGATGGTCGGAACCTCCGAGGAGTTACGGCACGACCCGAATGTGCGCCGGATCTATCTCGGACTGTGA
- a CDS encoding ThuA domain-containing protein — MDLRRLSLFAVLAAALAVLATGLPGAARTVQAPPSAGGAKELGDPDYGVCRGTDARCYHDWGNFDPAKGYRVLLYTRTAGPRHANLGPALGAGLNPTLTAANVVQNGVVALGEKNGFTVDWTEDVTRLATPSALFKYNAVIFFSTSRDTLDGAAQTALRQYVRGGGGFVGVHNAFGTEYNWPWYEGLLGNANFYDHGPAQPGVVQTVGRSTGLPARWNFTDEWYNLVPAPTKVRVLATVDEPTLKQGVRGSQGHPGHGRNHPVAWCQYYDGGRAWLTTLGHGADIFGTGAEAQNFQTLLSGGIESAMGEKPFCQ; from the coding sequence ATGGATCTCCGCAGACTCTCCCTGTTCGCCGTGCTCGCGGCCGCACTCGCCGTTCTCGCGACCGGCCTGCCCGGCGCGGCCCGCACGGTGCAAGCACCGCCGAGCGCCGGCGGCGCCAAGGAACTCGGCGACCCCGACTACGGCGTCTGCCGCGGCACCGATGCGCGCTGCTACCACGACTGGGGGAACTTCGACCCGGCCAAGGGCTACCGGGTGCTGCTCTACACGCGCACCGCCGGCCCACGACACGCGAACCTCGGCCCCGCGCTCGGCGCCGGCCTGAACCCGACGTTGACCGCGGCCAACGTGGTGCAGAACGGCGTCGTCGCGCTCGGCGAGAAGAACGGTTTCACCGTCGACTGGACCGAGGACGTCACCCGGCTCGCCACACCGTCCGCCCTGTTCAAGTACAACGCGGTGATCTTCTTCAGCACCTCGCGCGACACGCTCGACGGCGCTGCCCAGACCGCGCTCCGGCAGTACGTCCGCGGCGGCGGCGGATTCGTCGGAGTCCACAACGCGTTCGGCACCGAGTACAACTGGCCGTGGTACGAGGGACTGCTCGGGAACGCGAACTTCTACGACCACGGCCCCGCTCAGCCCGGAGTCGTGCAGACCGTGGGCCGGAGCACCGGCCTCCCGGCCCGCTGGAACTTCACCGACGAGTGGTACAACCTCGTGCCGGCGCCGACAAAGGTCCGGGTCCTGGCCACGGTGGACGAGCCGACGCTGAAACAGGGTGTCCGCGGGAGTCAGGGCCACCCGGGCCACGGCCGGAACCACCCGGTGGCCTGGTGCCAGTACTACGACGGCGGACGCGCCTGGCTGACCACCCTCGGACACGGTGCCGACATCTTCGGCACCGGCGCCGAGGCGCAGAACTTCCAGACGCTGTTGTCCGGCGGCATCGAGTCGGCGATGGGCGAGAAGCCGTTCTGCCAGTGA